A window of Mycolicibacterium fluoranthenivorans contains these coding sequences:
- a CDS encoding amidohydrolase, whose protein sequence is MTTLLLNGRVHSPVAPDATAMAVRDGLVVWLGSDDAARSEFPLAEVVDLAGAFVAPAFVDSHVHATATGLALTGLDLRTARSGADCLRLVAEYAAAHPHGIVWGHGWDETAWPDAAPPTTADLDAVLGGRPAYLSRVDVHSAVASTGLRSTVAELTAVPGYHPQLPLTAAAHHAARAAARDLLSPEQRKGAQHAALDAAAALGIAAVHECAGPDIGGLDDWDALRSLDHGVEVIGYWGEAVESAEAARALVERTGARGLAGDLFVDGALGSRTAWLHEPYADAPHTCGNSYLDAAAVTAHLMACTEAGVTAGFHVIGDAAVTTVVNALQVVADRFGGPAVARCGHRLEHLEMVDPEQAERLGAVGVIASMQPNFDALWGGPDGMYAQRLGVDRAGKLNPFALLASQGVPLAFGSDSPVTGLDPWQSVRAASEHRTPGSAVSARAAFSAATRGAWRASGVRDGVTGTLVPGAPASYAVWDAGDLEVSIPATEVVQRWSTDPRSRVPALPRLTPERSPRCLRTVHRGVVLYG, encoded by the coding sequence GTGACCACTCTGCTACTCAACGGGCGCGTGCACAGCCCGGTCGCCCCCGATGCCACCGCCATGGCGGTGCGCGACGGCCTGGTCGTATGGCTGGGCTCCGATGACGCCGCCCGCAGCGAGTTTCCACTCGCCGAGGTGGTCGATCTCGCGGGTGCCTTCGTCGCTCCGGCGTTCGTGGACAGTCATGTTCACGCGACAGCTACTGGGTTGGCGCTGACCGGGTTGGATCTGCGCACCGCGCGGTCGGGCGCGGACTGTCTGCGCCTGGTCGCCGAGTATGCAGCCGCCCATCCCCACGGCATCGTCTGGGGACACGGCTGGGATGAGACGGCCTGGCCCGACGCAGCACCGCCGACCACCGCCGATCTCGACGCCGTGCTGGGTGGGCGGCCCGCCTATCTGAGCCGGGTCGACGTGCACTCCGCTGTGGCATCGACGGGTCTGCGCAGCACGGTCGCCGAACTGACGGCCGTACCCGGGTATCACCCGCAGCTGCCGCTGACCGCCGCCGCGCACCACGCCGCGCGGGCCGCCGCCCGGGACCTGCTGTCACCCGAGCAGCGCAAAGGTGCCCAGCATGCCGCACTGGATGCCGCCGCCGCCCTGGGCATCGCCGCCGTGCACGAATGCGCCGGCCCGGATATCGGCGGACTCGACGACTGGGATGCGCTGCGGTCCCTCGATCACGGTGTCGAGGTCATCGGCTATTGGGGTGAGGCGGTGGAAAGCGCCGAAGCGGCCCGAGCCCTGGTCGAACGCACCGGCGCGCGCGGGCTGGCCGGCGACCTGTTCGTCGACGGTGCCCTCGGGTCGCGAACCGCCTGGCTGCACGAGCCCTACGCGGATGCCCCGCACACCTGCGGCAACAGCTACCTGGACGCCGCGGCGGTCACTGCCCACCTGATGGCGTGCACCGAAGCCGGGGTCACGGCCGGATTCCACGTGATCGGCGACGCCGCCGTCACCACGGTGGTCAATGCCCTGCAGGTCGTGGCCGACCGGTTCGGGGGGCCTGCCGTCGCCCGTTGCGGGCACCGACTGGAACACCTGGAGATGGTCGATCCTGAGCAGGCCGAGCGGCTGGGTGCGGTGGGCGTCATCGCGAGCATGCAACCCAACTTCGACGCCCTCTGGGGCGGGCCGGACGGCATGTACGCCCAACGCCTCGGGGTTGACCGAGCCGGCAAACTCAACCCCTTCGCGCTGTTAGCATCCCAAGGCGTGCCACTCGCCTTCGGCTCCGACAGTCCGGTCACCGGGCTTGACCCGTGGCAATCCGTGCGCGCCGCCTCCGAACATCGCACCCCGGGCAGCGCGGTGTCCGCGCGCGCGGCGTTCTCCGCGGCAACACGCGGTGCGTGGCGGGCGTCGGGTGTGCGCGACGGAGTCACCGGCACGCTGGTGCCGGGTGCGCCCGCGTCCTACGCGGTCTGGGATGCCGGCGATCTGGAGGTGAGCATCCCGGCCACCGAGGTCGTGCAGCGGTGGTCCACCGATCCGCGATCCCGGGTGCCCGCGTTGCCGAGGCTGACACCGGAACGGTCGCCGCGCTGCCTGCGGACCGTGCATCGGGGTGTGGTCCTGTATGGCTGA